A genome region from Polypterus senegalus isolate Bchr_013 chromosome 7, ASM1683550v1, whole genome shotgun sequence includes the following:
- the LOC120532138 gene encoding C-X-C motif chemokine 11-1-like, whose amino-acid sequence MICIVFVFLAFLLHPAIEGSPLPSKGRCICIGSGANFISPAHIKTMEIFPSSAFCAQIEIIVTLKDKTKKCLNPKSKFTLKIMKNAKKSRHS is encoded by the exons ATGATCTGTATAgtatttgttttccttgcttttctCCTGCATCCTGCCATTGAAG GATCCCCACTTCCAAGCAAGGGCCGCTGCATCTGCATAGGAAGTGGGGCTAACTTTATTTCTCCAGCGCACATCAAGACGATGGAAATATTTCCGTCTTCCGCATTCTGCGCACAGATCGAGATAAT tgttACTCTGAAAGATAAAACAAAGAAATGCTTGAATCCCAAATCCAAATTTACCCTGAAGATcatgaaaaatgcaaagaaatcaag ACACTCATGA